caaccgCCAACCCCACTAAAGCTGCTGATATAAAAGCTATACCTATTGATAAAATTGCACCTTTGAATCTTACACTCGATTtcttttttacattacaaatattactatattttccAATTAAAGCTCGATCTAGGCCCCTCTCCAACACacttttttgtaaacattttaactttttctGTATATTACTTTTCTCATAAGTAAGTTTTTGCATTGTTTCATTATATtcgtaaaagttttataaacatttgcGCAAAAGCAAaactattatttgaatattatgtcaaaataaagaattataaaaaacgatGTCTGTCTTATTAATTGTCACTCGTTTATCAATCAATTCTTGTTTTTCGTATATTAAGCTAGATGTACACACTAGACAGGCATTTactataatagtaaaattactaaaaatatttaatttattctttatttaaataataataataatgaaagtttTTAAATGAGACATTAagcatatttataacatttcgtgcagaaattttatcaataaaatcaacTAAAAGCGTTAGTGATCAGCGTGCATAAGTTATTTATCGTCTATGGTTTGACCTGACGCTGTCAAGTCAACGAACTGATGAACTTGGCGGTTTCAGTACTAAGTTGGCTAGGTGAAACCTAAAATGCCCCCAAAGAAGCGTGATAAAGATAgtgaaacaaacaaaaactctAAAATCGATCACTTACAGGCTGACCATGAGTTATTCTTACAAGCTTTCGAAAGTAAGTTGTGATTATGAGTGATGATAAGACGCGCTCTCACAAggataatttgtaattataaaaaaacattcaaattatattcttatttcagAACCAACACAAATATACAGATTTTTACGGACGAGAAATATGTTATCGGTTCGTATTAAGTTTCAGTGATTGTGTAAATAAACGATTTAGCAAGTGTTTATTCAAAGtgctttattttgatttacagCCTATTTTCTTAAACAGGACGTTGTCCTACATGAAGCGTCGAATGTCAAGAAGTAATAAAGGTCGCATCGGTTTTAAAGTTGATTCTTTACTGGAAAAGATAACCGTGAAAAAGAGTACTGAGCTGCAGCCCAATAGCTTAGGAGGTTACATGACTTTAACGTTTTTGGGATTTTACGACAAAAGCTTAGACGATCCCAGAGATTTCCAAGTTAAAgtagaaactttattattaaagatatgtCACAAAAAGAGAAAGGAGAGCTCTTCAGCCATTGTGGAGGTTTCAGTAAGTGTTTCATGAAAAATAACAAGCTGATTGATTATAAATTgatgaatttgaaaacattctcttattttaaactatttactgtataaatatataattcactctttatttttaatttaacaaagatAGGACATTAAAGATTACCTTTTTAAGTATGGCAACCATATTGTTAGAACAATACTTACATTTGTATCTTAATCTTAAGCAGTACCAGTACCAATGAATGCCTGAggcttttttaaacattttaggtTGGCAGTTGTTCAGTTCCTCTTAACCCTTCAACATCAGAACCTCCAGCAATGGCTTCAGCGGTCAGCATTTCAAGTGATACCTTCAGTCCCTCCCAGGGACCTAATGTTAAGTCTTATATGCTAATGCTAAGGGTCACAGTCACTAAAGCATCTGCAAACACCAATGGAGCGAGTTCTACAGAAATTACAAATGGTGAAAGTGATGGTGAGTATACATACAActagcatatattatatttgccaTAACATTATAAGCAAataagctaaatatatatattcataaaatataccataaaaattaGTACACTATTGACttatattcattgaaaaaaattaaataatatatttaatagcaaataatatcacaaaatgatgaaaatattgtcCTAATATTTGAGTGTTATTTGAAGAAAAtgttgacattttaattaaaaattttaattaaaatgtcaacattaagattttaaaaattagcaGGTTCGTATCATTGTAAACATTGTTTAACTTGTGCTTATAACTGTGTACTTGTAACTTGTGCTTATAACACAAAAGTGCATCTGGTAACACAGAGTTCATATAGcagtacttaaatattattggaataGTTTCAATTAATACCAAAACCCTAAATAATTTATGCGCAATTTATAAGGCAACTGCAATATGAATTTGTAACCAGTGTGCTCAACATACAACTGTCATACAAGCATCCAAAGATTCTGATTAGTGTTTGGACCTAACTGAGTGAGTGCTGCGGTACTAGCGACTAGTGTCAATTTGAGATAAAAGGATGGATTTTTGCTTATAGCATGAAAGAGtaactacaaaaaatatgtcaCAATATGCCTTATCTAAGTTTGTCGGTCAAACATAAACCGCGAGTAGTATACAACAAGAGCAGGGAGTGTGGGTACAGATTAGAGATGCTAAATGGCATGTTTACAGTTTCTTTGATAGTTgactattgtaatattttttactgttctGCATGTAATTTGTCTCACAGAGCCTAATATTGGGCTAGTCAACGtatattggaatatattttgcACTTATGTATTTTTAGATCTTTTGTAATacgttaaaaaagtattaaaacattttttcttttatgtcaAGTTGCTATAACTTTTCATTAGGCTATTAGATATCACAAAGATTTAAATGTTAGATTATcatgtttacaaattaactgTGGTAGATATGATAGAAAGAGTAAATACAATGTATGATAAAATGGGGGAAAAACCTCTTGGGTTAGTCGAAGGGCACTGTGGAAATGTAGTAAGGGCTTATCATTACCAATATCAGATTGAGTAactatttattctattatattcaattatgaaataaaaactaaaggTAATAACTTTCTATAATATGTTCTGCACCATTAGTTAATCTCCCtttaacaatgaattaaatCCCTCAGCTGTAATCATGAGggcaaaattataaagaatattctcATGCATGCATCTtttcttgtaataatattatccttAATTTCAGAACCGCTGACAAAACGTCTTAAATCATCGACAGACCTAAACTCACCAAGCATGGATAATAAATGGAGCAAGCTCTATGGCAGTGAACTCATTGTCTATGACAAACATAATCGCTGTCTTCTTACTAATGGGGAGTATGACCTAGTATTACATGACGTCACTCCTGGTGGTAGGAGTGCCACCATCGCCAGGTCTCCACATAAAGCACTAATGGCTCAGTGGGAAACGATTCCTAATGTGAGTATTTGTTCACGTTATAACTTGAATGAAATTAGTCTattgagaaaaattaaataattttatattttacatttccaAATAAGATCCAAAATTAGCGACATTTTATAGTAATaggtctaaattattatgttttaggaAAATGACGTTCATTCagaatcaaacccattcaatatATTCAAAGTGAGACCACTCTTGAAACTAAAACTTAGCTGGAGTCAAGAGCCGACAAATGGCTTAGTGAACCGACCTAAACTCTATCAACAAGCCGGAGAAGCTAATGGTATAAAGAAAGAACCATGTTCTACGAAAGAAAAACTTTCTTCACAAAAATGTTCTATAAGTGAAATCAAAAATGgtaatcaatatttttctatttacttttcttaagttcgaagttaaatttaatttgagctagtaattttgtttttactgggtggtagggctttgtacaagcccgcctgggttaccgcccactcatcagatattctaccgccaaaaacaGTACtcggtatttttgtgttccggttttaagggtgactgagccagtgtaactacaggcataagggacataacattttaattcccaaggttggttgcgtaTTTTTGatgattaatgattaatatttattacagcgccattgtatatgggctgtggtgaccacttaccatcaggtggcccatacgctcgtccAAAAAcaaaggcaaaaaaaaaaatttttggatGCTTTACATGTTATTATTTCACAggcgaaaaattaaaaatggagaCAAACGATGGCGACTCAAAACGTCAGCAGATCATCTATCAGTTCCTTTACAACAATAACTCAAGGCAGCAGACGGAGGCATGTGACGACTTACACTGTCCGTGGTGTTCACTAGATTGTGGCACTCTCTACTCATTGCTCAAACATCTGAAACTGTGTCACTCGCGATTTAATTTTACGTATTTCGTAAGTTACTAACTttaggttttttaatttaagctccatctaatatttattaatacccCGCTTAATAGTGCATGTCTCGTATCGCTCGCTCACATCTGCTGTAGAAACGGTAACGGCTAGGACATAGCCACGACGATCTGCTAAGTGATCAGGCCCGGGGCCGGATCGAAAGGTCTCGACGCCTCGAGTGGGGGcctctaattattattttataaatta
The DNA window shown above is from Vanessa tameamea isolate UH-Manoa-2023 chromosome 16, ilVanTame1 primary haplotype, whole genome shotgun sequence and carries:
- the LOC113403033 gene encoding polycomb protein suz12-B, with translation MPPKKRDKDSETNKNSKIDHLQADHELFLQAFEKPTQIYRFLRTRNMLSPIFLNRTLSYMKRRMSRSNKGRIGFKVDSLLEKITVKKSTELQPNSLGGYMTLTFLGFYDKSLDDPRDFQVKVETLLLKICHKKRKESSSAIVEVSVGSCSVPLNPSTSEPPAMASAVSISSDTFSPSQGPNVKSYMLMLRVTVTKASANTNGASSTEITNGESDEPLTKRLKSSTDLNSPSMDNKWSKLYGSELIVYDKHNRCLLTNGEYDLVLHDVTPGGRSATIARSPHKALMAQWETIPNENDVHSESNPFNIFKVRPLLKLKLSWSQEPTNGLVNRPKLYQQAGEANGIKKEPCSTKEKLSSQKCSISEIKNGEKLKMETNDGDSKRQQIIYQFLYNNNSRQQTEACDDLHCPWCSLDCGTLYSLLKHLKLCHSRFNFTYFPIPGGARIDVSINELYDGSYTGSPHDLVAAGGRAAGGPRAGPTRRACLTHLLVWRPRARRRATRLSLAEFLELDDADAADAQRPYLTGHNRLYHHTITCLPVYPNELDIDSESETDPLWLQQKTMMMIDEFTDVNEGEKELMKMWNLHVMKYNYVGDCQIPLACQMFLQMKGKELLEKNLYRNFILHMCSLHDFGLLSPVALYQTVQMLNQMLADNAEAKEKMRDSLKAQREHWNAVGKYQQPVIIEQKPPTTSVKLNNVEASPSVRRKTSNLQNANRMASTSSNFTKSGSPGPGNGDSKRKMSSGSIQSRKRSSISERKSSV